A single genomic interval of Calypte anna isolate BGI_N300 chromosome 3, bCalAnn1_v1.p, whole genome shotgun sequence harbors:
- the RIN2 gene encoding ras and Rab interactor 2 isoform X5, which yields MLIDTIASEIGELKQEMVQTDLTVEDESADLRSPVQCCCKVADHRLIKDMDNVSPEKNDVKSCPRDSGYDSLSNKLSILDKLLHTHPVWLQLGLNDAESLEILQAQPPGVFLVRKSAQLQRKVISLRLPGDRGPCLKEFAIKESTYTFSLEGSGISFADLFRLIAFYCISRDVLPFTLKLPHAIAAAKTEAELEEIAQLGLNFWSSLVNSRPQDPSPPHRSLPLDGACKDSRQLCLINGVHSIQTRTPSELECSQTNGALCFINPLFLKVHSQDVSGSLKRPSPRAQETNGTARPRSPPPRPPPPSINSILTSPQLSRTIKQVSMPETVNHKKERGLDLLQGKPAPIPPPRLKKQAGCSETEGSTGVVGVSRPGHRSVPVPEAAVVPGETLSEPAPAAAKKTAATSSESHIPWNGGRQRLSDMSISTSSSDSLDLDRGMPLFSYEGDTNSSLEDFEGESDQESMAPPLKPKKKRNSSFVLPKIVKSQLRKVSGVFSSFMTPEKRMIKKIAEMSRDKRTYFGCLVQDYVSFLQENKECHVSSTDMLQTIRQFMTQVKNYLSQSSELDPPIESLIPEDQIDVVLEKAMHKCILKPLKGHIEVMLKEFHTADGSWKQLKENLQLVRQRNPQELGVFVPTPDFVDVEKIKVKFMTMQKMYSPEKKVMLLLRVCKLIYTVMENNSGRLYGADDFLPVLTYVLAQCDMLELDIEIEYMMELLDPSLLHGEGGYYLTSAYGALSLIKNFQEEQAARLLSSEARDTLRQWHKRRTTNRTIPSVDDFQNYLRVAFQEVNSGCTGKTLLVRPYITTEDVCQLCAEKFKVDNPEEYSLFLFVDDTWQQLTEDTYPQKIKAELHSRPQPQVFHFVYKRINSDPYGAIFQNNDDSAS from the exons GAACTGAAACAGGAGATGGTACAGACAGATCTCACAGTGGAAGATGAATCTGCTGATTTGCGAAG CCCTGTCCAGTGTTGCTGCAAAGTTGCTGACCACAG GCTAATAAAGGACATGGATAATGTCTCTCCTGAGAAAAATGATGTAAAAAGCTGCCCCCGGGACTCTGGGTATGACAGCCTATCCAACAAGCTAAGCATATTGGACAAGCTTCTCCATACTCATCCTGTGTGGCTACAGCTTGGGCTGAATGATGCTGAATCTTTGGAAATTCTGCAGGCTCAGCCTCCTGGG GTATTTCTGGTTAGAAAATCTGCACAACTGCAGAGGAAAGTCATCTCTCTGCGTCTGCCTGGTGACCGTGGGCCCTGCCTGAAAGAATTTGCAATAAAAGAAAGCACGTACA CTTTTTCCCTGGAGGGGTCTGGAATAAGTTTTGCTGATTTATTCAGGCTCATTGCTTTCTACTGTATTAGCAG GGATGTGCTTCCATTCACCCTGAAGCTGCCTCATGCTATTGCTGCAGCAAAGACAGAAGCCGAACTTGAAGAGATTGCTCAGCTTGGACTGA ACTTCTGGAGCTCTCTCGTGAACAGCAGACCCCAGGATCCCTCACCTCCCCACAGGTCTCTGCCTCTGGACGGTGCCTGTAAGGACTCACGCCAGCTCTGCCTTATAAATGGAGTGCATTCTATACAAACCAGAACGCCTTCAGAGCTGGAGTGCAGCCAGACCAATGGAGCACTGTGTTTCATTAATCCCCTCTTCTTGAAAGTGCATAGCCAGGATGTCAGTGGAAGTCTGAAAAGGCCAAGCCCAAGAGCTCAAGAGACGAATGGCACAGCCAGGCCTCGCTCCCCCCCACCCCGGCCACCACCTCCTTCTATTAATAGCATCCTCACAAGTCCGCAGCTTTCCAGGACTATAAAGCAAGTGAGCATGCCAGAAACAGTCAACCataagaaagagagaggctTGGATTTGCTGCAGGGTAAACCAGCCCCTATTCCGCCCCCCCGTCTGAAGAAGCAGGCTGGCTGCTCGGAGACAGAAGGCAGCACAGGAGTTGTGGGGGTGTCTCGGCCTGGCCACAGATCGGTGCCTGTGCCTGAAGCCGCTGTTGTTCCAGGTGAAACCCTGTCTGAGCCggctccagcagctgccaaaaaGACTGCAGCTACCAGCTCTGAGTCACACATACCGTGGAATGGAGGCAGGCAGAGGCTGAGCGACATGAGCATTTCCACCTCCTCATCTGACTCGCTGGACTTGGACAGGGGCATGCCGCTGTTCAGCTATGAGGGGGACACCAACAGCAGCCTGGAGGATTTTGAGGGGGAAAGTGACCAAGAGAGCATGGCACCCCCTCTGAAGcccaagaagaaaagaaacagttcGTTTGTTCTCCCCAAGATTGTGAAATCTCAGCTACGGAAAGTCAGTGGAGTTTTCAGTTCCTTCATGACCCCTGAAAAGAGGATGATTAAGAAAATTGCAGAGATGTCCCGGGACAAACGCACTTATTTTGGGTGCCTAGTGCAGGACTATGTCAGCTTTCTCCAGGAAAACAAGGAGTGCCATGTTTCCAGCACTGATATGCTTCAAACAATTCGGCAGTTCATGACCCAAGTCAAGAACTATTTGTCCCAAAGCTCCGAACTTGATCCCCCAATCGAATCGTTGATTCCTGAGGATCAAATAG ATGTTGTCCTGGAGAAGGCCATGCATAAGTGCATTCTGAAGCCGTTGAAGGGCCATATTGAAGTGATGTTGAAAGAGTTCCACACCGCAGATGGATCTTGGAAGCAGCTAAAGGAAAACCTGCAGCTGGTGAGGCAGAGGAATCCTCAGGAACTAGGTGTGTTTGTTCCAACACCAGACTTTGTGGACGTTGAAAAAATTAAAGTCAAGTTCATGACAATGCAAAAAATGTATTCACCTGAAAAGAAAGTCATGCTGCTTCTGAGAGTTTGCAAATTGATTTACACTGTTATGGAGAATAACTCAG GGAGGTTGTATGGAGCTGATGACTTCTTGCCCGTGTTGACATACGTACTTGCCCAGTGTGATATGCTGGAGCTGGATATTGAAATTGAATACATGATGGAATTGCTGGATCCATCTCTGCTGCACGGAGAAG GAGGCTATTACTTGACAAGCGCTTACGGAGCCCTTTCACTGATCAAGAACTTCCAGGAAGAACAAGCTGCCCGACTGCTAAGTTCAGAAGCCAGAGATACTCTCCGGCAATGGCACAAGAGGAGGACAACTAACAGGACGATACCTTCAGTTGATGATTTTCAG AACTACCTTCGTGTTGCATTCCAGGAAGTTAACAGTGGATGTACAGGGAAGACCTTACTAGTAAGACCATATATTACTACCGAAGATGTATGTCAGCTTTGTGCTGAAAAGTTTAAAGTGGACAATCCAGAAGAATATAGCCTGTTTCTTTTTGTGGATGACACCTGGCAGCAACTGACAGAGGATACCTACCCTCAGAAAATCAAGGCAGAGTTGCACAGCCGCCCACAGCCCCAGGTCTTCCACTTCGTCTACAAGCGTATTAACAGTGATCCATACGGTGCCATTTTTCAAAACAACGATGACTCAGCTTCCTAA
- the RIN2 gene encoding ras and Rab interactor 2 isoform X6 yields MDNVSPEKNDVKSCPRDSGYDSLSNKLSILDKLLHTHPVWLQLGLNDAESLEILQAQPPGVFLVRKSAQLQRKVISLRLPGDRGPCLKEFAIKESTYTFSLEGSGISFADLFRLIAFYCISRDVLPFTLKLPHAIAAAKTEAELEEIAQLGLNFWSSLVNSRPQDPSPPHRSLPLDGACKDSRQLCLINGVHSIQTRTPSELECSQTNGALCFINPLFLKVHSQDVSGSLKRPSPRAQETNGTARPRSPPPRPPPPSINSILTSPQLSRTIKQVSMPETVNHKKERGLDLLQGKPAPIPPPRLKKQAGCSETEGSTGVVGVSRPGHRSVPVPEAAVVPGETLSEPAPAAAKKTAATSSESHIPWNGGRQRLSDMSISTSSSDSLDLDRGMPLFSYEGDTNSSLEDFEGESDQESMAPPLKPKKKRNSSFVLPKIVKSQLRKVSGVFSSFMTPEKRMIKKIAEMSRDKRTYFGCLVQDYVSFLQENKECHVSSTDMLQTIRQFMTQVKNYLSQSSELDPPIESLIPEDQIDVVLEKAMHKCILKPLKGHIEVMLKEFHTADGSWKQLKENLQLVRQRNPQELGVFVPTPDFVDVEKIKVKFMTMQKMYSPEKKVMLLLRVCKLIYTVMENNSGRLYGADDFLPVLTYVLAQCDMLELDIEIEYMMELLDPSLLHGEGGYYLTSAYGALSLIKNFQEEQAARLLSSEARDTLRQWHKRRTTNRTIPSVDDFQNYLRVAFQEVNSGCTGKTLLVRPYITTEDVCQLCAEKFKVDNPEEYSLFLFVDDTWQQLTEDTYPQKIKAELHSRPQPQVFHFVYKRINSDPYGAIFQNNDDSAS; encoded by the exons ATGGATAATGTCTCTCCTGAGAAAAATGATGTAAAAAGCTGCCCCCGGGACTCTGGGTATGACAGCCTATCCAACAAGCTAAGCATATTGGACAAGCTTCTCCATACTCATCCTGTGTGGCTACAGCTTGGGCTGAATGATGCTGAATCTTTGGAAATTCTGCAGGCTCAGCCTCCTGGG GTATTTCTGGTTAGAAAATCTGCACAACTGCAGAGGAAAGTCATCTCTCTGCGTCTGCCTGGTGACCGTGGGCCCTGCCTGAAAGAATTTGCAATAAAAGAAAGCACGTACA CTTTTTCCCTGGAGGGGTCTGGAATAAGTTTTGCTGATTTATTCAGGCTCATTGCTTTCTACTGTATTAGCAG GGATGTGCTTCCATTCACCCTGAAGCTGCCTCATGCTATTGCTGCAGCAAAGACAGAAGCCGAACTTGAAGAGATTGCTCAGCTTGGACTGA ACTTCTGGAGCTCTCTCGTGAACAGCAGACCCCAGGATCCCTCACCTCCCCACAGGTCTCTGCCTCTGGACGGTGCCTGTAAGGACTCACGCCAGCTCTGCCTTATAAATGGAGTGCATTCTATACAAACCAGAACGCCTTCAGAGCTGGAGTGCAGCCAGACCAATGGAGCACTGTGTTTCATTAATCCCCTCTTCTTGAAAGTGCATAGCCAGGATGTCAGTGGAAGTCTGAAAAGGCCAAGCCCAAGAGCTCAAGAGACGAATGGCACAGCCAGGCCTCGCTCCCCCCCACCCCGGCCACCACCTCCTTCTATTAATAGCATCCTCACAAGTCCGCAGCTTTCCAGGACTATAAAGCAAGTGAGCATGCCAGAAACAGTCAACCataagaaagagagaggctTGGATTTGCTGCAGGGTAAACCAGCCCCTATTCCGCCCCCCCGTCTGAAGAAGCAGGCTGGCTGCTCGGAGACAGAAGGCAGCACAGGAGTTGTGGGGGTGTCTCGGCCTGGCCACAGATCGGTGCCTGTGCCTGAAGCCGCTGTTGTTCCAGGTGAAACCCTGTCTGAGCCggctccagcagctgccaaaaaGACTGCAGCTACCAGCTCTGAGTCACACATACCGTGGAATGGAGGCAGGCAGAGGCTGAGCGACATGAGCATTTCCACCTCCTCATCTGACTCGCTGGACTTGGACAGGGGCATGCCGCTGTTCAGCTATGAGGGGGACACCAACAGCAGCCTGGAGGATTTTGAGGGGGAAAGTGACCAAGAGAGCATGGCACCCCCTCTGAAGcccaagaagaaaagaaacagttcGTTTGTTCTCCCCAAGATTGTGAAATCTCAGCTACGGAAAGTCAGTGGAGTTTTCAGTTCCTTCATGACCCCTGAAAAGAGGATGATTAAGAAAATTGCAGAGATGTCCCGGGACAAACGCACTTATTTTGGGTGCCTAGTGCAGGACTATGTCAGCTTTCTCCAGGAAAACAAGGAGTGCCATGTTTCCAGCACTGATATGCTTCAAACAATTCGGCAGTTCATGACCCAAGTCAAGAACTATTTGTCCCAAAGCTCCGAACTTGATCCCCCAATCGAATCGTTGATTCCTGAGGATCAAATAG ATGTTGTCCTGGAGAAGGCCATGCATAAGTGCATTCTGAAGCCGTTGAAGGGCCATATTGAAGTGATGTTGAAAGAGTTCCACACCGCAGATGGATCTTGGAAGCAGCTAAAGGAAAACCTGCAGCTGGTGAGGCAGAGGAATCCTCAGGAACTAGGTGTGTTTGTTCCAACACCAGACTTTGTGGACGTTGAAAAAATTAAAGTCAAGTTCATGACAATGCAAAAAATGTATTCACCTGAAAAGAAAGTCATGCTGCTTCTGAGAGTTTGCAAATTGATTTACACTGTTATGGAGAATAACTCAG GGAGGTTGTATGGAGCTGATGACTTCTTGCCCGTGTTGACATACGTACTTGCCCAGTGTGATATGCTGGAGCTGGATATTGAAATTGAATACATGATGGAATTGCTGGATCCATCTCTGCTGCACGGAGAAG GAGGCTATTACTTGACAAGCGCTTACGGAGCCCTTTCACTGATCAAGAACTTCCAGGAAGAACAAGCTGCCCGACTGCTAAGTTCAGAAGCCAGAGATACTCTCCGGCAATGGCACAAGAGGAGGACAACTAACAGGACGATACCTTCAGTTGATGATTTTCAG AACTACCTTCGTGTTGCATTCCAGGAAGTTAACAGTGGATGTACAGGGAAGACCTTACTAGTAAGACCATATATTACTACCGAAGATGTATGTCAGCTTTGTGCTGAAAAGTTTAAAGTGGACAATCCAGAAGAATATAGCCTGTTTCTTTTTGTGGATGACACCTGGCAGCAACTGACAGAGGATACCTACCCTCAGAAAATCAAGGCAGAGTTGCACAGCCGCCCACAGCCCCAGGTCTTCCACTTCGTCTACAAGCGTATTAACAGTGATCCATACGGTGCCATTTTTCAAAACAACGATGACTCAGCTTCCTAA